Within Vicia villosa cultivar HV-30 ecotype Madison, WI linkage group LG1, Vvil1.0, whole genome shotgun sequence, the genomic segment TCCAACAAAGTTAATTAGTAGCAGGAACATATAATTTGCATGTGTTCCAAATATCCAAGCTAGTTAAAGTATGTTAAACTCTATGTGGCCTTAGTAGTGGAACAAGTGAGCCCCTTAAATGGAGGGACATTACTTCATTGGTGGACCCCACCAGCTTTCCTCCAATGAATACCGCAGGGACAGGTGCATTACAACCCAACCTTTTTATAGCATTCTCCATTTCTTTCCCTTCAGGATCTTTGTCAATTTCATGAATCACAGGGTACACTCCAATTTCTTGAAATAAAAAGTTAACTGCATAGCATAAACAACAAGAGCTCTTTGTGAAAATCACCACACCCTTTTCTGTAGCCAATCTCATCACCTTCTCCATCTTAATTAATAAAACCAATTCTAAATAAAATGtacaaacaaatattttattgcaACAAGAAATATATACAAAACTTTATATTTAGGTGAAGCTTGAggttatttaaaagagaaagtatGGTAAGCTATTTATAGGGAGGTAGAAATTTAGCTAGGTGTGTGAATTGTTTATTCTTTGAACAAATTAAAGCACATTCAAAAGAGGTATTGCTTTTTAGATGCCCAATAATTATGGAGATATAATTAAGATACTTCTATTCCACTTTAGACTGAATAAAATGAAAGAGATTATTTACATATTCATATGCTGATATGCTTCAAACAGTAGAGAGATTATGAAATTATAGCCGTATATTAACATATTAGGCTTAAATCCCCCCTTTTTCCCATGTATCGATTGCAATATTAgtcctttctttttatttttcaagcAAATTTTGGTAACactatttttctctcatttttattTGACAATCGCTTTCTAATTTTTTTCTCGAATTCAATTCATGGTGTTGCTATTGTTAGAACTACATTAACACACGTGTATG encodes:
- the LOC131614813 gene encoding monothiol glutaredoxin-S11-like; the protein is MEKVMRLATEKGVVIFTKSSCCLCYAVNFLFQEIGVYPVIHEIDKDPEGKEMENAIKRLGCNAPVPAVFIGGKLVGSTNEVMSLHLRGSLVPLLRPHRV